One Azospirillum sp. TSA2s genomic region harbors:
- a CDS encoding alpha/beta hydrolase, with amino-acid sequence MAVPLLDATMGIADAEGFQPVTLETDRGPVEARYYPVPGGELAVLWVGGVGGGFDTPARGLYPRLGVDLTADGIASLRLRFRDPRDLEEAVYDLLCGLSFLGRQGIHHVALVGHSFGGAVVIQAAASNRGAVCTVVALATQGYGTDPVGDLSCPILLIHGEADEILPPSCSIHVHRKAREPKKLVLVPGTGHALEEASEAVCREVRDWLKDNLLKR; translated from the coding sequence ATGGCCGTGCCGCTTCTGGACGCCACCATGGGCATCGCCGACGCCGAGGGCTTTCAGCCGGTGACGCTGGAAACCGACCGTGGCCCGGTCGAGGCCCGCTATTACCCGGTGCCGGGCGGGGAGCTGGCGGTGCTGTGGGTCGGCGGGGTCGGCGGCGGGTTCGACACGCCGGCGCGCGGGCTCTACCCCCGTCTGGGCGTCGACCTGACCGCGGACGGCATCGCCTCGCTGCGCCTGCGCTTCCGCGATCCGCGCGACCTGGAAGAGGCGGTGTACGACCTGCTGTGCGGGCTCAGCTTCCTTGGCCGCCAGGGCATCCACCATGTGGCCCTGGTCGGCCATTCCTTCGGCGGCGCCGTGGTCATCCAGGCGGCGGCGTCGAACCGGGGTGCGGTCTGCACCGTGGTGGCGCTGGCGACCCAGGGCTACGGCACCGACCCGGTCGGCGATTTGTCCTGCCCCATCCTGCTGATCCACGGCGAGGCGGACGAGATCCTTCCGCCCAGCTGCTCCATCCACGTCCACCGCAAGGCGCGCGAACCGAAGAAGCTGGTCCTGGTCCCCGGCACCGGCCACGCCCTGGAGGAGGCGTCGGAGGCGGTCTGCCGCGAGGTGCGCGACTGGCTGAAGGATAATCTGCTGAAGAGGTAG
- a CDS encoding SRPBCC family protein yields MASNSLTGRGRWPQPDSFLSGLGSELGSGEAATGGRWLAMMGGTALGVIGLRRSGWGGAMLALGGAGLFAVGALGLRPLGERSLRAVPNPGAWRSVPASRRRSLTPERTQAVVTIASEPGAVFRFWRNFANLPKLMPQLERVDVLSATESRWLAKAASGGEGPSWRCVLDRVDEDRLLTWHTVGETALPHRASLMLSPAPGDRGTEVRLTLVYRVPATEVAALLGVTPEGQAEEALRRLKQRVETGELSTIERQPRGNGSGSFREATE; encoded by the coding sequence ATGGCGTCGAACAGTTTGACCGGGCGGGGCCGCTGGCCGCAGCCGGACTCTTTTCTTTCGGGCTTGGGGTCGGAACTGGGATCGGGCGAGGCCGCGACCGGCGGCCGCTGGCTCGCCATGATGGGCGGCACCGCGCTGGGCGTGATCGGGTTGCGGCGGTCGGGATGGGGTGGGGCGATGCTGGCGCTGGGCGGTGCCGGCCTGTTCGCCGTCGGCGCGCTGGGGTTGCGGCCCCTGGGTGAGCGGTCCCTGCGTGCCGTGCCGAACCCCGGCGCCTGGCGCAGCGTCCCGGCCTCCCGCCGCCGGTCGCTGACGCCGGAGCGCACGCAGGCGGTCGTCACCATCGCCTCGGAACCGGGGGCGGTCTTCCGCTTCTGGCGCAACTTCGCCAACCTGCCGAAGCTGATGCCGCAGTTGGAGCGGGTCGACGTGCTGTCGGCCACCGAAAGCCGCTGGCTCGCCAAGGCGGCTTCGGGCGGTGAGGGACCGAGCTGGCGCTGCGTGCTCGACCGCGTCGACGAGGACCGGCTGCTGACCTGGCACACGGTGGGCGAGACGGCTCTGCCGCACCGCGCCTCGCTGATGCTGAGCCCGGCGCCGGGCGACCGCGGGACGGAGGTGCGGCTGACGCTGGTCTACCGAGTTCCGGCCACCGAGGTGGCGGCGCTTCTGGGCGTGACGCCGGAAGGGCAGGCGGAAGAGGCGCTGCGCCGGCTGAAACAGCGGGTGGAGACCGGCGAGCTGTCGACCATCGAACGGCAGCCGCGTGGGAATGGGTCCGGCTCTTTCCGGGAGGCGACGGAATGA
- a CDS encoding zinc-dependent alcohol dehydrogenase, with protein sequence MKALCWNGTNDLRVERVPDPVLVNPHDVIVKVALSSVCGSDLHLIDGYVPTMRPGDIIGHEFLGEIVEKGPEVRYLNRGDRVITVSIIGCGHCGHCQHGESSLCDNSNPNPDYARTAYGHCGAGIFGYSHAFGGYAGSHAEYIRVPYADFNAFRVPEGVSDEKAVFVSDAVPTGYMAADMAGIKPGDVVAVWGCGGVGQMAIRSATLLGAERVIGIDRFPDRLRAAQMKVGAETLDYSRVDIFDALQAMTGGRGPDVCIDAVGMEADSASNAAEDLYDRAKQAVGLQTDRPAVLRQMIESCRKGGTLSIVGVYGGLIDKFPMGAAMNKGLTFRMGQQNGQRYADRLFEHIRNGDLDPSYLMTHRLPLDEGPQAYRMFKEKADDCLRVVFAPQG encoded by the coding sequence ATGAAGGCGCTCTGCTGGAACGGAACCAACGACCTGCGGGTGGAGCGGGTGCCCGACCCCGTGCTGGTCAATCCGCATGACGTGATCGTCAAGGTGGCGCTGTCGTCGGTCTGCGGGTCGGACCTGCATCTGATCGACGGCTATGTCCCGACCATGCGGCCCGGCGACATCATCGGCCACGAATTCCTGGGCGAGATCGTGGAGAAGGGACCGGAGGTCCGCTATCTCAACCGCGGCGACCGGGTCATCACCGTGTCGATCATCGGGTGCGGCCATTGCGGGCATTGCCAACACGGCGAAAGCTCGCTGTGCGACAACTCCAACCCGAACCCGGACTATGCCCGCACCGCCTACGGCCATTGCGGCGCCGGCATCTTCGGCTACAGCCACGCCTTCGGCGGCTATGCCGGCAGCCATGCCGAATATATCCGCGTGCCCTATGCCGACTTCAACGCCTTCCGCGTGCCGGAGGGGGTGAGCGACGAGAAGGCGGTCTTCGTCTCCGACGCGGTGCCGACCGGCTACATGGCCGCCGACATGGCCGGCATCAAGCCGGGCGACGTGGTGGCGGTGTGGGGCTGCGGCGGCGTCGGCCAGATGGCGATCCGCAGCGCCACTCTGCTGGGGGCGGAGCGGGTGATCGGCATCGACCGCTTTCCCGACCGGCTGCGCGCCGCCCAGATGAAGGTGGGGGCCGAGACGCTGGACTACAGCCGCGTCGACATCTTCGACGCGCTGCAGGCGATGACCGGCGGGCGCGGTCCCGACGTCTGCATCGACGCCGTCGGCATGGAGGCCGACAGCGCGTCGAACGCGGCCGAGGACCTGTATGACCGGGCCAAGCAGGCGGTTGGGCTGCAGACCGACCGTCCGGCGGTGCTGCGCCAGATGATCGAGAGCTGCCGCAAGGGCGGCACCCTGTCGATCGTCGGCGTCTATGGCGGGCTGATCGACAAGTTCCCGATGGGGGCGGCGATGAACAAGGGTCTGACCTTCCGCATGGGCCAGCAGAACGGCCAGCGCTATGCCGACCGGCTGTTCGAGCACATCCGCAACGGCGACCTCGACCCGTCCTATCTGATGACGCACCGGCTGCCGCTGGACGAGGGGCCGCAGGCCTACCGCATGTTCAAGGAGAAGGCCGACGACTGCCTGCGCGTCGTCTTCGCCCCGCAAGGCTAG
- the treZ gene encoding malto-oligosyltrehalose trehalohydrolase — protein MSAAVPPVEQAQATVKRRWPIGVELLPGGAHAQVWAPKAGRVELVAEPDGRATALEREGNGYFSGAVPGLEAGGLYRFRLDGGDMLYPDPMSRFQPEGPHGASQLVDPHRFAWTDQDWQGRAIRGQVIYEMHIGTFTQEGTWDAALRELPALADLGVTVLEVMPVSEFPGRFGWGYDGVNLFAPTRLYGDADAMRRFVDGAHRVGLAVILDVVYNHFGPDGNYLKCFSDDYFTDRYNNEWGEPINFDGANSKPVREFFLCNAAFWIEEYHLDGLRLDATQSIHDASEGRGEPHILAEISGVVRKAAGGRATILVGENEPQHASMVKPADEGGCGLCAIWNDDLHHSAMVALTGRNEAYYTDYRGTPQELVSAMKHGFLYQGQWYRWQGKRRGMPAFAMPRPAFVNFLQNHDQIANSARGLRLHALTTPGLLRAMTALILLGPGTPMLFQGQEFAAGAPFLYFADHKPDLAKLVEAGRAEFLAQFPSIAEPAMRAGLPKPQAEDSFTRCKLDHRERESNAAVWTMHRDLLRLRREDPVFAAQRVGGLDGAVLGEEAFVLRVFGEEEGDDRLVLVNLGRDLTLRALAEPLLAPPLEGAWTVLWSSEEPVYGGCGTAAVEQPDGAWRLPGHAALVLGPARDFPTKSDPMKSDGAGGNTTPVIMVSQGSETDS, from the coding sequence ATGTCCGCCGCCGTACCGCCTGTCGAACAGGCGCAGGCCACCGTCAAACGCCGCTGGCCCATCGGTGTGGAGTTGCTGCCCGGCGGCGCCCATGCGCAGGTCTGGGCGCCGAAGGCCGGACGGGTGGAGCTTGTGGCCGAACCGGACGGGCGGGCGACGGCGCTGGAGCGCGAGGGGAACGGCTATTTCTCCGGCGCCGTGCCGGGGCTGGAGGCCGGCGGGCTCTACCGCTTCCGGCTGGACGGCGGCGACATGCTCTATCCCGACCCGATGTCGCGCTTCCAGCCTGAGGGGCCGCACGGGGCCTCGCAACTGGTCGATCCGCACCGCTTCGCCTGGACCGATCAGGACTGGCAAGGGCGCGCCATCCGGGGCCAGGTGATCTACGAGATGCACATCGGCACCTTCACGCAGGAAGGGACCTGGGACGCCGCGCTGCGGGAACTGCCGGCGCTGGCCGATCTCGGCGTGACGGTGCTGGAGGTGATGCCGGTGTCGGAGTTTCCCGGCCGCTTCGGCTGGGGCTATGACGGGGTGAACCTGTTTGCGCCGACGCGGCTCTATGGCGATGCCGACGCCATGCGGCGCTTCGTCGACGGGGCACACCGGGTGGGGCTCGCCGTCATCCTGGACGTCGTCTACAACCACTTCGGTCCGGACGGCAATTACCTGAAATGCTTTTCCGACGACTATTTCACCGACCGCTACAACAACGAGTGGGGCGAGCCGATCAACTTCGACGGCGCCAACTCCAAACCGGTGCGGGAGTTCTTCCTGTGCAACGCCGCCTTCTGGATCGAGGAATACCATCTGGACGGCCTGCGGCTGGACGCCACCCAGTCGATCCATGACGCCAGCGAAGGCCGCGGTGAGCCGCACATCCTGGCCGAGATCTCCGGCGTCGTGCGCAAGGCCGCCGGCGGGCGCGCCACCATCCTGGTGGGCGAGAACGAGCCGCAGCACGCCAGCATGGTGAAGCCGGCCGACGAGGGCGGCTGCGGGCTGTGCGCCATCTGGAACGACGACCTGCACCATTCGGCGATGGTGGCGCTGACCGGCCGGAATGAGGCCTATTACACCGATTATCGCGGCACGCCGCAGGAGTTGGTGTCGGCGATGAAGCACGGCTTCCTCTACCAGGGGCAGTGGTATCGCTGGCAGGGCAAGCGGCGCGGCATGCCCGCCTTCGCCATGCCGCGGCCGGCCTTCGTCAATTTCCTGCAGAACCACGACCAGATCGCCAACTCCGCCCGCGGTTTGAGGCTGCATGCGCTGACCACGCCGGGGCTGCTGCGGGCGATGACCGCACTGATCCTGCTGGGGCCCGGCACGCCGATGCTGTTCCAGGGGCAGGAGTTCGCCGCCGGCGCCCCCTTCCTCTATTTCGCCGACCACAAGCCGGATTTGGCCAAGCTGGTCGAGGCGGGCAGGGCGGAGTTCCTGGCGCAGTTCCCCAGCATCGCCGAGCCGGCGATGCGGGCCGGACTGCCCAAGCCGCAGGCGGAGGACAGCTTCACCCGCTGCAAGCTCGACCACCGCGAGCGGGAGTCCAACGCCGCGGTCTGGACGATGCACCGCGACCTGCTGCGCCTGCGCCGGGAGGACCCGGTGTTCGCCGCCCAGCGCGTCGGCGGGCTGGATGGCGCCGTGTTGGGCGAGGAAGCCTTCGTCCTGCGCGTCTTCGGGGAGGAGGAGGGCGACGACCGGCTGGTCCTGGTCAATCTGGGCCGCGACCTTACTCTCCGCGCACTGGCGGAGCCGCTGCTGGCCCCGCCGCTCGAGGGAGCATGGACGGTGCTGTGGTCCAGCGAGGAGCCCGTCTATGGCGGCTGCGGCACGGCGGCGGTGGAACAGCCGGACGGCGCATGGAGGTTGCCCGGCCATGCGGCGCTGGTTCTGGGCCCCGCACGAGATTTTCCGACGAAAAGCGACCCAATGAAAAGTGATGGGGCCGGAGGCAACACAACCCCGGTCATCATGGTTTCCCAAGGGTCGGAAACCGATAGCTGA
- a CDS encoding amylo-alpha-1,6-glucosidase → MADFVRTLSREVLNTGPKGAETREWLVANGLGGYASGSVSGAVTRRYHGLLIAALPAPLGRVLMLSQLSDVVIDADGRSYRLSCRDTGGDPAGGEAGEEGQTAALQEFRMEAGLPVWRFRAGGAVIEKQVVLPHGQNIVHVTYRVMEAKAPVQLRLRPVMAFRTLESAVDRPLAGAYRITAAGQRYEVSAGPDLPVLRMAIEGGDFPMTLDGGIRRDVYYRVEDERGYQARGSLWTPGYFSGEVGPGQSITFAAATEDWWRLEALPPADVLVFETERRRRIIQNAHPALRDGAMAELVLSADSFLFVPAGRVADQMRARAEGDEVRTVIAGYHWFTDWGRDTMIALEGLTLATGRHLEAGWILHTFGHYIRDGLIPNMFPDGKDRGLYHTADATLWFFHALHRYLGATGDRDTLRLLLPKLREVIDFHRRGTRFGIGVDPKDGLLRQGQEGYQLTWMDAKVDDWVVTPRRGKAVEINALWHNALRLMAGWLREEDGEAAARPLSELADQAYASFNARFWCPSAGHLFDVVDGEHGDDIACRPNQIFAVSLDHPVLERERWEPVVETVRSRLLTPVGLRSLAPGCRDYKAKYFGDLRARDAAYHQGTVWGWLIGPYVDAWLKLHPEDKAGARRLLEGFLPHLDEAGIGTISEIFDAEAPFTPRGCISQAWSVAEVLRCWAKTES, encoded by the coding sequence ATGGCTGATTTCGTCCGCACCCTGTCGCGCGAGGTTCTGAACACCGGTCCGAAAGGTGCCGAAACCCGTGAATGGCTGGTCGCCAACGGTCTCGGCGGCTATGCCTCCGGGTCGGTGTCGGGAGCGGTGACGCGGCGCTACCACGGGCTGCTGATCGCGGCATTGCCGGCCCCGCTCGGCCGCGTGCTGATGCTGAGCCAGTTGAGCGACGTGGTCATCGACGCCGACGGCCGCAGTTATCGCCTGAGCTGCCGCGATACCGGTGGCGATCCGGCGGGCGGCGAAGCGGGGGAGGAAGGGCAGACCGCCGCCCTGCAGGAATTCCGCATGGAGGCCGGACTGCCGGTCTGGCGTTTCCGTGCCGGCGGGGCGGTGATCGAGAAGCAGGTCGTCCTGCCGCACGGCCAGAACATCGTCCATGTCACCTACCGGGTGATGGAGGCGAAGGCGCCGGTGCAGCTGCGCCTGCGGCCGGTGATGGCCTTCCGCACGCTGGAATCGGCGGTCGATCGGCCGCTGGCCGGCGCCTATCGCATCACCGCGGCCGGGCAGCGCTACGAGGTTTCCGCCGGTCCCGACCTGCCGGTGCTGCGCATGGCGATCGAGGGCGGCGATTTCCCGATGACGCTCGACGGCGGCATCCGGCGCGACGTCTATTACCGGGTGGAGGACGAACGCGGCTATCAGGCGCGCGGCTCGTTGTGGACACCGGGCTATTTCAGCGGCGAGGTCGGTCCCGGCCAGAGCATCACCTTCGCCGCGGCGACCGAGGACTGGTGGCGGCTGGAGGCGCTGCCGCCGGCCGACGTGCTGGTGTTCGAGACGGAGCGCCGCCGCCGCATCATCCAGAACGCCCATCCCGCCCTGCGCGACGGGGCGATGGCGGAGCTGGTGCTGTCCGCCGACAGCTTCCTGTTCGTGCCGGCCGGCCGGGTCGCCGACCAGATGCGGGCGCGGGCCGAAGGCGACGAGGTGCGGACGGTGATCGCCGGCTACCACTGGTTCACCGATTGGGGCCGCGACACCATGATCGCGCTGGAAGGGCTGACGCTGGCCACCGGGCGGCATCTGGAGGCGGGCTGGATCCTGCACACCTTCGGCCATTACATCCGTGACGGCCTGATCCCCAACATGTTCCCCGACGGCAAGGACCGCGGGCTGTACCACACCGCCGACGCGACGCTATGGTTCTTCCACGCGCTGCACCGCTATCTGGGCGCCACCGGCGACCGCGACACGCTGCGCCTGCTGCTGCCCAAGCTGCGCGAGGTGATCGACTTCCACCGCCGCGGCACCCGGTTCGGCATCGGCGTCGATCCGAAGGACGGGCTGCTGCGCCAGGGGCAGGAGGGCTACCAGCTGACCTGGATGGACGCCAAGGTCGACGACTGGGTGGTGACGCCGCGCCGGGGCAAGGCGGTGGAGATCAACGCGCTGTGGCACAACGCCCTGCGGCTGATGGCCGGCTGGCTGCGCGAGGAGGACGGCGAGGCCGCCGCCCGTCCGCTGAGCGAGTTGGCCGATCAGGCCTACGCCTCCTTCAACGCGCGCTTCTGGTGCCCCTCGGCCGGCCACCTGTTCGACGTGGTGGATGGCGAGCATGGCGACGACATCGCCTGCCGGCCCAACCAGATCTTCGCCGTCTCGCTCGACCATCCGGTGCTGGAGCGCGAGCGGTGGGAGCCGGTGGTGGAGACGGTGCGCAGCCGCCTGCTGACCCCGGTGGGCTTGAGGTCGCTGGCGCCGGGCTGCCGCGACTACAAGGCGAAGTATTTCGGCGACCTGCGGGCGCGCGACGCCGCCTATCACCAGGGCACCGTCTGGGGCTGGCTGATCGGCCCCTACGTCGATGCGTGGCTGAAGCTGCACCCGGAGGACAAGGCGGGGGCGCGGCGGCTGCTGGAGGGCTTCCTGCCGCATTTGGACGAGGCCGGCATCGGCACCATCAGCGAGATCTTCGACGCCGAGGCGCCTTTCACCCCGCGCGGCTGCATCTCCCAGGCCTGGAGCGTGGCGGAGGTTTTGCGCTGTTGGGCGAAGACGGAGAGCTGA
- a CDS encoding polysaccharide deacetylase family protein, whose protein sequence is MLRISWPNAASHSSSLRVADSRRGRGLALVLPARGQGSGGLLKAALLACAIALPALPSHAAESPAKRQPVAKVEQKAPAPNPTAAPAAAPAIPNGPVLQLGIYSGDGDAWWSWKNLQRREHDLTAGMTASVMLLDGKSEAGGVALYAQVAKGTDARALCRRIVGAGFGCLVVDRPAPTATPAPVTVAKTAPEKAAPEKIAPAPDVAPIRAASPAESAFVPSPATKPPAVTVAVAPPLPDNKPPQQAVERETVTTTTTSVLAPIGSANAAPLPPPSVATALPPADGLVIYNEEDARTMADIEQHSRRKGRLRSVMPDSRYDVMPATLKRENWNLCALTFDDGPHRTVTRQILDILNREGVRATYFPVGRIAERQGDLIRDFVAGGHEIGNHSLTHSDLRKMDAAGARYEITETNRILREFGANPVLFRPPYGRYSDDLLTIAREEHMGSVLWSVDTRDWQVRNADKIVSQIKLGGLPGNVFLMHSTYASTAQALPRVIAELKAKGCEFVTLSEWLERARVLALPKIVNAGMPSPVAGTPTDRQ, encoded by the coding sequence ATGTTGCGCATTTCCTGGCCGAACGCCGCATCCCACAGTTCCAGCCTCCGGGTGGCCGACAGCCGCCGGGGCCGGGGCCTCGCGCTGGTCCTGCCGGCGCGGGGACAGGGCTCCGGCGGGCTGCTCAAGGCTGCCCTGCTGGCCTGCGCGATCGCCTTGCCCGCCCTGCCCTCCCACGCCGCCGAATCGCCCGCCAAACGCCAGCCCGTCGCCAAGGTCGAGCAGAAGGCGCCGGCGCCGAACCCGACCGCCGCCCCAGCCGCAGCCCCAGCCATACCCAACGGCCCGGTCCTGCAGCTGGGCATCTATTCCGGCGACGGCGACGCCTGGTGGAGCTGGAAGAACCTGCAGCGGCGCGAGCATGATCTGACGGCCGGGATGACCGCCTCGGTCATGCTGCTGGACGGCAAGAGCGAGGCCGGCGGCGTGGCGCTTTACGCCCAGGTCGCCAAGGGCACCGACGCACGGGCGCTGTGCCGGCGGATCGTCGGCGCCGGCTTCGGCTGCCTCGTCGTCGACCGCCCGGCCCCGACGGCGACGCCGGCGCCCGTCACGGTGGCGAAGACCGCTCCCGAAAAGGCGGCTCCGGAAAAGATTGCGCCTGCTCCCGACGTTGCCCCCATTCGGGCGGCATCACCGGCGGAATCGGCCTTCGTTCCGTCGCCCGCGACCAAGCCGCCGGCCGTGACCGTGGCCGTTGCCCCGCCGCTGCCCGACAACAAGCCGCCGCAGCAGGCCGTCGAGCGCGAGACGGTGACGACGACGACCACCTCCGTCCTGGCGCCGATCGGCTCCGCCAATGCCGCTCCGCTGCCGCCGCCGTCGGTCGCCACAGCCTTGCCGCCGGCCGACGGTCTGGTCATCTACAACGAGGAAGATGCCCGCACCATGGCGGACATCGAGCAGCACAGCCGCCGCAAGGGCCGGCTGCGCTCGGTGATGCCGGATTCACGCTACGACGTGATGCCGGCGACGCTGAAGCGGGAGAACTGGAACCTCTGCGCCCTGACCTTCGACGACGGGCCGCACCGCACGGTCACCCGCCAAATTCTGGACATCCTGAACCGCGAAGGCGTGCGCGCCACCTATTTCCCGGTCGGCCGCATCGCCGAACGGCAGGGGGATCTGATCCGCGACTTCGTCGCCGGCGGACATGAGATCGGCAACCACAGCCTGACCCATTCCGATCTGCGCAAGATGGACGCCGCCGGGGCCCGCTACGAGATCACGGAGACCAACCGCATCCTGCGCGAGTTCGGCGCCAACCCGGTGCTGTTCCGCCCGCCCTACGGCCGCTATTCGGACGATCTGCTGACCATCGCGCGGGAGGAGCATATGGGCTCCGTCCTGTGGTCGGTGGACACGCGCGACTGGCAGGTGCGCAATGCCGACAAGATCGTCAGCCAGATCAAGCTGGGCGGCCTGCCGGGCAACGTCTTCCTGATGCACTCCACCTATGCCAGCACGGCGCAGGCCCTGCCCCGCGTGATCGCGGAACTGAAGGCCAAGGGCTGCGAATTCGTCACCCTGTCGGAATGGCTGGAACGGGCGCGCGTCCTGGCACTGCCGAAGATCGTCAACGCCGGCATGCCCTCGCCGGTGGCCGGAACGCCTACGGACCGCCAGTAA
- a CDS encoding DUF2934 domain-containing protein, with the protein MAEDLESRIRRRAHEIWEREGRPEGRDAAHWELASEEIAIQDNYRDTLKPNPAGGPEATAMRTEPVEPVLSIANQGEQPGLADQGDEMGIPMRGDRDAWPTPEEAASTAVPPNRSKKTRRRG; encoded by the coding sequence ATGGCCGAGGATTTGGAAAGCCGCATCCGTCGGCGCGCGCATGAGATCTGGGAGCGCGAAGGCCGGCCGGAAGGCCGCGACGCCGCCCATTGGGAACTGGCCAGCGAGGAGATCGCGATCCAGGACAACTACCGCGACACGCTGAAGCCCAACCCGGCCGGCGGTCCGGAAGCGACCGCGATGCGCACCGAGCCGGTGGAGCCGGTGCTGAGCATCGCCAATCAGGGCGAACAGCCCGGCCTCGCCGACCAGGGCGACGAGATGGGCATTCCGATGCGCGGCGACCGTGATGCGTGGCCGACGCCGGAAGAAGCGGCCTCCACCGCTGTGCCGCCCAATCGCAGCAAGAAGACCCGCCGTCGGGGATAG
- a CDS encoding L,D-transpeptidase family protein has translation MTVSADLRKPRKLAMLALAAASALALLGVGPADALPYRETLTQWADRLDAAAMELDRNPVRPSTRIGEGGLMKLGSSGERVGRLSQRLVELGLLPVDKVSDVFTPDIDRAVKAFQLAQRMKPDGLIGAGTRAALDRTPAEAASLMRQSAVAMRSFRDTAPDNVLVVNLTDQTTTLVRGGEEELTMRAIVGRPSRETPLLTDRITHIIVNPTWTVPPTVLKEDKLPMLRAKGVPGIQNAIVYLDGQEVAPETVDWHDVSPGRVRIVQQPGDHNALGRFRFNLTNPYDIYLHGTNEPRLFARELRSISSGCVRLEDPRRLAELLLQGTSVTPARIDRMLNKPQPQWVKLPTPMPVQFVYWIATVEADGAVRLHPDIYDRLDDVPVGASAPAVEPAPGSLPAVAPATAPPVTPADTGRAAMPEGRSGTAEGTAGGTVEKSRV, from the coding sequence ATGACCGTTTCCGCCGACCTCCGCAAGCCCCGCAAGCTGGCCATGCTGGCGCTCGCTGCCGCATCGGCGCTGGCGCTGCTCGGCGTCGGCCCCGCGGACGCCCTGCCCTACCGCGAAACCTTGACGCAATGGGCCGACCGGCTGGACGCCGCCGCCATGGAGCTGGACCGCAACCCGGTGCGGCCGTCGACCCGGATCGGCGAAGGCGGCCTGATGAAGCTGGGCAGCAGCGGCGAGCGCGTCGGCCGGCTGTCGCAGCGGCTGGTCGAACTCGGCCTGCTGCCGGTGGACAAGGTGTCGGACGTCTTCACCCCCGACATCGACCGCGCGGTCAAGGCCTTCCAGCTCGCCCAGCGGATGAAGCCCGACGGTCTGATCGGCGCCGGCACCCGCGCCGCCCTCGACCGCACGCCGGCGGAGGCCGCGTCGCTGATGCGGCAGAGCGCCGTCGCGATGCGCAGCTTCCGCGACACCGCCCCGGACAATGTCCTGGTGGTGAACCTGACCGACCAGACCACCACGCTGGTGCGCGGCGGGGAGGAGGAGCTGACGATGCGCGCCATCGTCGGCCGGCCGTCGCGCGAGACGCCGCTGCTGACCGACCGCATCACCCACATCATCGTCAACCCGACCTGGACCGTGCCGCCCACCGTCCTGAAGGAAGACAAGCTGCCGATGCTGCGGGCGAAGGGCGTGCCCGGCATCCAGAACGCCATCGTCTATCTCGACGGGCAGGAAGTGGCGCCGGAAACGGTCGACTGGCACGACGTCTCGCCCGGCCGGGTCCGCATCGTGCAGCAGCCGGGCGACCACAACGCGCTCGGCCGGTTCCGCTTCAACCTGACCAACCCCTACGACATCTATCTGCACGGCACCAACGAGCCGCGGCTGTTCGCGCGCGAGCTGCGCTCCATCAGCTCGGGCTGCGTCCGGCTGGAGGACCCGCGCCGGCTGGCCGAGCTGCTGCTGCAGGGAACCAGCGTGACCCCGGCGCGGATCGACCGCATGCTGAACAAGCCGCAGCCGCAGTGGGTCAAGCTGCCCACGCCGATGCCGGTTCAGTTCGTCTATTGGATCGCCACGGTGGAGGCCGACGGCGCCGTCCGCCTGCATCCGGACATCTACGACCGCCTGGACGACGTGCCGGTCGGCGCATCGGCCCCGGCGGTGGAGCCGGCGCCCGGCTCGCTTCCGGCCGTCGCGCCGGCAACCGCCCCGCCGGTAACGCCGGCCGACACCGGCCGCGCCGCCATGCCCGAGGGCAGGAGCGGCACGGCAGAGGGGACGGCCGGCGGCACGGTGGAAAAGTCCCGCGTCTGA
- a CDS encoding DUF882 domain-containing protein: protein MHLGDDERAAPAIGRRGFLGFAAAAVTSALPAASGLMTGVATSVATGVATAPVLLGSGSAEAAPLAGSVRRISLHNINTQERFDGVYWADGHYKPDALRKLDVLLRDHRAKQVCRYDPRLFDLLARVHQSVGSDDPFEVICGYRSRRTNAMARRRSRGVAKESYHTRGMAIDIRLPDTQLRAISELAKSMQSGGVGYYPRSGFVHLDVGPVRSW from the coding sequence ATGCATTTGGGGGATGACGAGCGTGCCGCTCCGGCCATCGGTCGGCGCGGGTTCCTGGGTTTTGCCGCCGCGGCGGTAACGTCGGCCCTTCCGGCCGCTTCGGGATTGATGACGGGGGTCGCCACCAGCGTGGCGACGGGTGTGGCGACGGCGCCGGTCCTTCTGGGGTCGGGCAGCGCGGAGGCCGCTCCCCTTGCCGGCAGCGTCCGGCGCATCAGCCTGCACAACATCAACACGCAGGAGCGGTTCGACGGCGTCTATTGGGCCGACGGCCATTACAAGCCGGATGCGCTGCGCAAGCTCGACGTGCTGCTGCGCGACCATCGGGCCAAGCAGGTCTGCCGTTACGATCCGCGCCTGTTCGACCTGCTCGCCCGCGTTCACCAGAGCGTCGGGTCGGACGATCCGTTCGAAGTGATCTGCGGTTACCGCTCCCGCCGCACCAATGCGATGGCGCGGCGCCGGTCGCGCGGGGTGGCGAAGGAAAGCTATCACACCCGCGGCATGGCCATCGACATCCGCCTGCCCGACACCCAATTGCGCGCCATCTCGGAGTTGGCGAAGTCGATGCAGTCGGGCGGCGTCGGTTATTACCCGCGCAGCGGCTTCGTCCATCTCGACGTCGGCCCGGTTCGCAGCTGGTAG